CGGCGCCTACCAGGTCACCGCGGACGTCGACGGCAACGAGCGGCGCATCACCTTCATCGACACCCCGGGTCACGAGGCGTTCACCGCCATGCGTGCCCGCGGCTCGCAGCAGTCCGACATCGCGGTCCTCGTGGTCGCGGCGGACGACGGCGTGATGCCGCAGACGGTCGAGGCGCTCAACCACGCCAAGGCCGCCGGGGTGCCGATCGTGGTGGCGGTCAACAAGATCGACAAGCCGGACGCCGACCCGACCAAGGTCCGCGGCCAGCTGACCGAGTACGGCCTGGTGCCCGAGGAGTACGGCGGCGACGCGATGTTCGTCGACGTCTCGGCCAAGTCGCACCTCAACCTCGACAAGCTGCTCGAGGCGATCGTGCTCACCGCCGACGCGTCGCTGGACCTGCGGGCCAACCCGACGCAGGACGCCCAGGGCATCGTGGTCGAGGCCCACCTCGACCGCGGTCGTGGTCCCGTGGCCACCGTCCTGGTCCAGCGCGGCACGCTGCGCGTGGGCGACTCGATCGTCGCCGGCGCCGGCTACGGCCGCGTGCGGGCGATGCTCGACGAGTACGGCCAGAACATCGAGGCGGCCGACCCTGGTCGTCCGGCGATGGTGCTCGGCCTCACGGCCGTGCCCGGTGCCGGTCAGACGTTCATCGTGGTCGAGGACGACCGGATGGCGCGTCAGATCGCCGAGAAGCGCGAGTCGCGCGAGCGGGCGGCCATGCAGGCCAAGCGTCGCGTGCGCCGCACCCTCGAGGACTTCATGGCCTCGATGGAGAAGGGCGCCGAGAACCAGGAGCTCAACCTGATCCTCAAGGGCGACGTCTCCGGTTCGGTCGAGGCGCTCGAGGACGCCCTGGCCCAGCTCGACGTGGGCGACGACGTGGGCATCCGCGTCATCGACCGCGGTGTCGGTGCGATCACCGAGACCAACGTCGACCTGGCCGCGGCCTCCGACGCGATCATCATCGGCTTCAACGTCCGCCCGCAGGGCAAGGCGACGGAGCTGGCCGAGCGCGAGGGCGTGGAGATCCGGTACTACTCGGTGATCTACCAGGCCATCGACGAGATCGAGGCGGCCCTCAAGGGCATGCTCAAGCCGGAGTACGAGGAGTCGACCCTCGGCCAGGCGGAGATCCGCGCGATCTTCCGCTCCAGCCGGATCGGCAACATCGCCGGCTGCATGGTCACCAGCGGGGTCATCCGCCGCAACGCCAAGGTGCGGGTGGTCCGCGACGGCAACGTCGTGGCCGACAACCTCGACCTGGCCTCTCTCAAGCGGGAGAAGGACGACGCCTCCGAGGTCCGCGAGGGCTTCGAGTGCGGTCTGGTCCTGCGCAACTTCCAGGACATCCGCGAGGGCGACGTCGTGGAGGCCTTCGAGATGCGCGAGATCCCGCGCGGCTGACCGCCGGTCACCCGCCCAGCACCACCACCAGAGCCGGCTCCGCCCCACCCCGGGGTGGGGCCGGCTCGGCGCAGGAGTAGGAAGAGGACATGCCCAACCCCCGGGTCAGGAAGATCGCGGACCGCATCCAGCAGATCGTCGCCGAGATGCTCGAACGGCGGATGAAGGACCCGCGGCTGGGGTTCGTGACGGTGACCGACGTCCGCGTCACCGGCGACACCCAGCACGCCACGGTCTTCTACACCGTGCTCGCCGGCGCCGTCGGCGGCGAGAGCGACGAGGCCGCGCTGGCCGCGACCGCGGCGGCGCTGGAGTCCGGCAAGGGGCTGATCCGCTCCGAGGTCGGCAAGCAGCTCGGCATGCGCCACGTGCCGACGCTGGAGTTCGTGGCCGACGCGCTGCCGGAGACGGCGCGCCACCTCGACGAGGTGCTGGCCAAGGCCCGCGCCCTGGACGAGGAGGTCGCGGCGCGCCGCGGCTCGGCGTACGCCGGCGAGGAGGACCCGTACAAGAAGCCGCGCGAGGCCGCCGATGAGGACGAGGACGACTCCGAAGCCGAGGATGACGACTGAGCCCGGTCTGGTCGTCGTCGACAAGCCGGGCGGGCTGACCTCGCACGACGTGGTCGCGCGCGTGCGGCGGCTGGCCGGCACCCGCAAGGTCGGCCACGCCGGCACCCTCGACCCGATGGCCACCGGTGTGCTTGTGCTCGGCGTGGACCGGGCCACCCGGTTGCTGGGCCACCTCATGCTCACCGACAAGGCCTACGACGCCACGGTGCGGCTCGGGGTGGCCACCACCACCGACGACGCCGAGGGCGAGGTCGTCGCCACCGCACCGACCGCCGGGCTGAGCGAGGAGGCCATCCGGGCGGCCCTCGCCCAGCAGACCGGCGACCTGCTGCAGGTGCCGACCGCCGTCTCGGCCATCAAGGTCGACGGCCAGCGCGCCTACGCGCGCGTCCGCGCCGGCGAGGACGTGGTCCTCGAGCCGCGACCGGTGACCGTGCGCGAGCTGGTCGTCCACGACGTGCGACTCGGGCCGGAGACGGTCGAGGCCGACGTCAGCCTGCGCTGCACGAGCGGGACCTACGTCCGGGCCATCGCCCGCGACGTGGGGTCCGCCCTGGGCGTCGGCGGGCACCTGACCGCGCTGCGCCGGACCGCCGTCGGCCCCTACGGGCTCGACGTGGCCCGCACCCTCGACGAGCTGGCCGACGACTTCGCGGTGCTGCCCATCGCGGCGGCCGCGCGGGCGGCGTTCCCGGCCGTCGACCTCGACGACGCCCAGGCCGGTGACGTCCGGGTCGGGCGGTCGCTCGACCTCGCCCTCGGCGGTCTGAGTGCGGTCTTCGCCCCCGGCGGGACCTTCCTCGCGCTCTACGAGCCGCGCGACGGGCGTGCCCGGCCGGTGGCCGTCTTCGTCTGAGCCTTAGGCTTCCCGACGTGGAGATCTGGCGCTCGCTCGCCGAGGTGCCGGCCGACCTGGGGCCGACCGCAGTGGTGATCGGCAACTTCGACGGCGTCCACCTCGGGCACCGTCGGGTGCTCGCGCGGGCGCGGCAGCTCGCCGACGAGCGCGGCCTGGCGGTCGTGGCGGTGACCTTCGACCCGCACCCGATGGCCGTGCTGCGCCCCGACCACGCGCCGACCCAGCTCACCACCATCCCGCGGCGGGCCGAGCTGCTGGCCGAGGCCGGTGCCGACCACGTGCTGGCCCTCCCCTTCGACGCCGACATGGCCTCCTGGGCGCCCGAGGAGTTCGCCCAGCGGGTGCTGGTCGACACCGTGCACGCCGCCGCGGTCGTGGTGGGCGCGAACTTCCGGTTCGGCAGCAAGGCGGCCGGTGACGTGGCCATGCTCACGGCGTACGGCCGCGACCACGGGTTCGGCGTCGAGGGCATCCCGCTCGACGGCGGCCCGATGGTGTGGTCCTCAACCTACATCCGCACGTGCCTGGCCGCCGGCGACGTGGCCGGCGCGGCCGAGGCCCTCGGGCACCCGTACGCCGTGCGCGGGATCGTCGTGCAGGGCGACCAGCGCGGCCGGGAGCTCGGCTACCCGACGGCCAACGTCCCGACCGACGGCCTGACCGCGGCACCGGCCGACGGGGTGTACGCCGGGTGGCTGCGCCGCCTCGACACCGGCGAGCGGTTCCCGGCGGCGATCTCGGTCGGCACCAACCCGACGTTCGACGGCGTGCGGGCGCGCCGGGTGGAGAGCTACGTGCTCGACCGCACCGACCTGGAGCTCTACGGCGTCGAGGTCGAGGTGGCCTTCGTCGACCGGCTGCGCGGCATGGTCGCCTTCGACTCCATCGACGCGCTGATCGTGCAGATGGCCGACGACGTCGAGCACGCCCGCGGCATCCTCGACGCGTAGGCGGACCTAGCGCAGCGCCGCGGCGACCAGCCCGGCCGCCTCCTGCTCGCTCGAGGCCGAGCGGAGCGCGGCGGCGTACTCCGGCCGGACCAGCGACTGGGCCAGCTTGGCGAGCAGCTGCAGGTGCACGTGGCCGCCGTCGGCGGGGGCGGCGATGAGGAAGACCAGGTCGGCCGGGCCGTCCTTGGCCCCGAAGTCGACGGGCGGACGCAGCCGGGCGAAGGCGACGGTCGGCTCGCTCACGGCGGCGGTGCGGCAGTGCGGGAGGGCGAGCCCGCCGCTGAGGCCGGTGGCGCCGGCGGCCTCGCGGGTGAGGGCGTCGGCCGCGACCCGATCGGGGTCGGTCGAGCGACCGGCGGTGCCGAGGCGGGCGGCCAGGGCCCGGACCACGGTCTGCTTGTCGGCGCCGAGGTCGGCGTCCAGGGTCACCAGCGCGCCGGTGACGACGCCCTGCTCGGGTGCGGGCGGTGGGACCGCCGGGGGCGGGGGAGCGGTGGGCTGGCCGTCCAGCGCCGCGCCGACCAGCCGGGCGGCCTCCTCCGCGCCGACCGCGGCCCGCAGCGCGTCGGTGAACGCCGGCCGCACCAGCGACTGGGCCAGCCGGGACAGCAGCTGCAGGTGGGCGTCGCCGCCGCCCTCGGGCGCGGCGATGAGGAAGACCAGGTCGGCGGGGCCGTCCTTGGCGCCGAAGTCGACCGGGTCGGCGAGTCGGGCGAAGACCAGGGCCGGCTCGGTGACGCCGGTGGTCCGGCAGTGCGGGATGGCCAGGCCGCCCTGGAGCCCGGTGGCCGAGGTGGCCTCGCGGGCCAGGGCGTCGGTGGCGACCCGGTCGGCGTCGGAGGCGCGCCCGGCCGCGGCCAGGTGGTCGGCCAGGGCGTGGATGACGGCGTCCTTGTCCGCCCCGAGGTCGGCGTCGAGCAGGACGAGCTCGGCTGTGGTCACGTCGGCCATGGCTCATCCTCTCAGGCGGACCGGGTCGGCCGGTCGGCCCGGCACCGTGCGGCTAGGGTGCGCGGGTGCCGGACCGGGACCAGACGCTGCACGCCACCGAGACCTGGTTCGAGCAGCACGGGCTGACCTACTTCGTGCCGGAGATGCGCGGCTCGGTCCGCGACGCGCTCCGGGTGCGCCGGACGCTGCCGGTGCTGCTGGCCGTGGTGCTGGTGAGCCTGGGCGGCGGGATCGCGCTCGCCTTCGTCTCCGACGAGGTCAGCGCCGCGCCGGCCACGCTGCTCTCGCTCGTCGGCCTGGGCGCGCTCGCCTACGGGCTGGTCCGGCTGCACGTCGGCCCGATCCTGCGCTGGGCGCTGGGCCGGACCTTCGGGTCGCTGTTCCGGCTGCTCCCGATGACCACCCGGGCCCTGCCGCTGCTGCTGCTGGCCATCACGTTCCTGTTCATCAACACCGAGGTCTGGCAGGTCGCCTCGTTCCTCACCGTCGGCCAGCTGTGGCTGGTGGTCGTGCTGTTCCTGTTCCTCGGCCTGGCCTTCCTGTTCGTGCGGCTGCCCGAGGAGGTGGACAAGGCCGACGACGACCTCGACGACGCGACCCTGCTCGAGGTCTGCGCCGGCACCCCGGTGGAGAGCGCGGCGCACGAGCTGGTGGACGACGACGGACCCGACCCGGCGTCGTACGCCGAGGTGCAGGGCTACGAGCGCTGGAACCTGGTCCTCGTCCTCGTGGTCATCCAGGGCGTGCAGGTGCTGCTGCTGACGCTGTCGGTGTTCGTGTTCCTGCTGGTCTTCGGCTCGCTGATCATGTCCGAGGGCGTGATGGTGTCGTGGCTGGACACCAGGGAGAGCGGGCTGACCGTCGACCTGGCCAAGGTCTCGGCGTTCCTCTCGGCCTTCTCGGGGCTCTACCTCACGGTGTCGACGGTGACCGACGAGACCTACCGCGAGCAGTTCTTCGGCGACGTGATGGACGAGCTGCGCCGGGCCGTCGGGGTGCGCGCGGTCTACCTGGCCCTGCGCGACCGGCCGGTCACAGGCGCAGGTAGGCCAGCACCGCCTGCACCCGCCGGTTGACCTCGAGGTCGACCGGGAGGTCGAGCTTGGCGAAGATCGAGTTGATGTGCTTGGCCACGGCCTTCTCGGTGACGTGCAGCGCCGCGCCGACGGCCACGTTGGACCTGCCCTCGGCCATGAGGGCCAGCACCTCGCGCTCGCGGTCGGTGAGCCGGTCCAGCGGCTCGTCGCGCCGGCGCGCCATCACCGTGGCCACCACCTCGGGGTCGAGCACGGTGCCGCCGTCGAGAACCCGTCGTACGCCGTCCACGAACTGCCGCACGTCGGAGACGCGGTCCTTGAGCAGGTAGCCGACCGCGCCCTCGCCGCTGGCCAGCAGCTCGCGGGCGTAGAGCTGCTCGACGTACTGCGAGAGGACCAGCACCGGGAAGCCGGGCCGGCGCTCGCGCACCGCGATCGCGGCGCGCAGACCCTCGTCGGTGAACGTCGGCGGCATCCGCACGTCGAGGACCGCGCCCTGCATCTCCGGGTCGGCCAGCGC
This genomic window from Nocardioides anomalus contains:
- a CDS encoding PTS sugar transporter subunit IIA, which translates into the protein MADVTTAELVLLDADLGADKDAVIHALADHLAAAGRASDADRVATDALAREATSATGLQGGLAIPHCRTTGVTEPALVFARLADPVDFGAKDGPADLVFLIAAPEGGGDAHLQLLSRLAQSLVRPAFTDALRAAVGAEEAARLVGAALDGQPTAPPPPAVPPPAPEQGVVTGALVTLDADLGADKQTVVRALAARLGTAGRSTDPDRVAADALTREAAGATGLSGGLALPHCRTAAVSEPTVAFARLRPPVDFGAKDGPADLVFLIAAPADGGHVHLQLLAKLAQSLVRPEYAAALRSASSEQEAAGLVAAALR
- a CDS encoding bifunctional riboflavin kinase/FAD synthetase — encoded protein: MEIWRSLAEVPADLGPTAVVIGNFDGVHLGHRRVLARARQLADERGLAVVAVTFDPHPMAVLRPDHAPTQLTTIPRRAELLAEAGADHVLALPFDADMASWAPEEFAQRVLVDTVHAAAVVVGANFRFGSKAAGDVAMLTAYGRDHGFGVEGIPLDGGPMVWSSTYIRTCLAAGDVAGAAEALGHPYAVRGIVVQGDQRGRELGYPTANVPTDGLTAAPADGVYAGWLRRLDTGERFPAAISVGTNPTFDGVRARRVESYVLDRTDLELYGVEVEVAFVDRLRGMVAFDSIDALIVQMADDVEHARGILDA
- the rbfA gene encoding 30S ribosome-binding factor RbfA — encoded protein: MPNPRVRKIADRIQQIVAEMLERRMKDPRLGFVTVTDVRVTGDTQHATVFYTVLAGAVGGESDEAALAATAAALESGKGLIRSEVGKQLGMRHVPTLEFVADALPETARHLDEVLAKARALDEEVAARRGSAYAGEEDPYKKPREAADEDEDDSEAEDDD
- the truB gene encoding tRNA pseudouridine(55) synthase TruB; amino-acid sequence: MTTEPGLVVVDKPGGLTSHDVVARVRRLAGTRKVGHAGTLDPMATGVLVLGVDRATRLLGHLMLTDKAYDATVRLGVATTTDDAEGEVVATAPTAGLSEEAIRAALAQQTGDLLQVPTAVSAIKVDGQRAYARVRAGEDVVLEPRPVTVRELVVHDVRLGPETVEADVSLRCTSGTYVRAIARDVGSALGVGGHLTALRRTAVGPYGLDVARTLDELADDFAVLPIAAAARAAFPAVDLDDAQAGDVRVGRSLDLALGGLSAVFAPGGTFLALYEPRDGRARPVAVFV
- a CDS encoding response regulator, yielding MPPQRLVLAEDNALLRAGLTQLLEGSGFEVARAVDNAPALDEALADPEMQGAVLDVRMPPTFTDEGLRAAIAVRERRPGFPVLVLSQYVEQLYARELLASGEGAVGYLLKDRVSDVRQFVDGVRRVLDGGTVLDPEVVATVMARRRDEPLDRLTDREREVLALMAEGRSNVAVGAALHVTEKAVAKHINSIFAKLDLPVDLEVNRRVQAVLAYLRL